In a genomic window of Punica granatum isolate Tunisia-2019 chromosome 6, ASM765513v2, whole genome shotgun sequence:
- the LOC116210276 gene encoding cysteine-rich receptor-like protein kinase 2, giving the protein MAWLFGQIFSSSPPYSFINPHFISLPPLSLLVPILNKESKLSYSRSSSPSLCLLKAGPFSSQRKTPEMTTTTMVRTSASLCLMVLITAAIFVYEPAEGDPRKQTVKMICAKQLQHNTTIFIPNFVAVMESISLQMRTKGYGKLIVGSGPDANYGLSQCYGDLSLSDCDFCYAEARSLFPRCYPYNGGQIFLDGCFFRAQNYSFFQEYTGPNDTVVCGNQTRKSSSFENFARQAVARAVADAPGNNGYARAELAVSGAVNESAYVLANCWKTLDRSSCRACLENASASILKCLPWSEGRALNTGCFMRYSDTNFLNKEPGKGSNRGTIIMTVVSVVCSLVVLAVGITIGIFIWKQRYIRKKRKGPDDAKRLVKILHDSSLNFKYSVLEKATGSFDSANKLGQGGFGTVYKGVLADGREIAVKRLFVNNRHRAEDFYNEVNIISSVEHKNLVRLLGCSCSGPESLLVYEFLPNKSLDRFIFDVNRGKALNWEKRLEIMIGTAEGLVCLHENPKIKIIHRDIKSSNILLDLRLRAKIADFGLARSFQQDKSHISTAIAGTLGYMAPEYLAYGQLTEKADVYGFGVLLLETVTGRQNNGGKNAEYSDSIVTITWNHFQAGTVEELYDPNLMLHNYHNSSSIKNEVLRVIHIGLLCTQQAPTLRPTMSRVLLMLTKKDEELPAPSNPPFTDEKTMELNDIYDDHSYNPNKKASDSVATISTSSFHPR; this is encoded by the exons atggcttGGCTTTTTGGGCagattttctcttcttctcctccttatTCTTTTATCAACCCCCATTTtatctctctccctcctctctctctccttgttCCCATTTTAAATAAGGAATCAAAATTGAGCTACTCCCgctcttcctctccttctctGTGTCTCTTGAAGGCTGGACCTTTCTCCAG CCAGAGAAAGACTCCGGAgatgacgacgacgacgatggTTCGAACGTCAGCTTCCCTCTGCCTCATGGTCCTCATCACAGCGGCGATATTCGTGTATGAACCAGCAGAAGGAGATCCGAGGAAGCAGACGGTCAAGATGATTTGCGCCAAACAACTCCAGCACAACACCACCATCTTCATCCCCAACTTTGTCGCCGTCATGGAGAGCATAAGCCTACAGATGAGGACCAAAGGCTACGGAAAATTGATTGTAGGCTCCGGCCCCGATGCCAACTACGGGCTCTCCCAGTGCTATGGGGACCTCTCGCTGTCTGACTGCGACTTCTGCTATGCCGAGGCACGTTCCTTATTCCCCCGGTGCTATCCATACAATGGGGGACAGATATTCCTTGACGGATGCTTCTTTCGGGCTCAGAACTACAGCTTCTTTCAGGAGTACACCGGACCCAATGACACGGTTGTATGCGGGAACCAGACGAGGAAGAGTTCTTCGTTTGAGAATTTTGCGAGGCAGGCTGTGGCCCGGGCTGTGGCAGATGCGCCAGGCAATAATGGTTATGCCAGGGCAGAGTTGGCCGTGTCTGGTGCTGTAAATGAGTCAGCCTATGTGCTCGCCAATTGCTGGAAGACACTGGACCGGAGTTCATGCAGGGCTTGCCTGGAGAACGCGTCCGCTTCAATACTCAAGTGCTTGCCCTGGTCTGAGGGGCGGGCACTGAACACCGGCTGCTTCATGAGGTACTCAGACACAAACTTCCTCAATAAGGAACCCGGAAAGGGGAGCAACAGAG GGACTATAATCATGACCGTGGTGTCAGTCGTTTGCTCCCTTGTGGTCTTGGCGGTCGGAATAACGATCGGAATTTTCATCTGGAAGCAGAGATACAtcaggaagaaaaggaaag GCCCAGACGATGCAAAAAGGCTGGTGAAGATACTTCACGACAGCAGCTTGAACTTTAAGTACTCTGTGCTCGAGAAGGCAACAGGATCTTTTGACAGTGCCAACAAACTCGGGCAAGGCGGGTTCGGGACAGTTTACAAG GGAGTTCTTGCTGATGGAAGGGAGATTGCTGTTAAGAGGCTCTTCGTCAACAACAGACACCGAGCAGAGGACTTCTACAATGAGGTGAACATCATTAGCAGCGTGGAACACAAAAACCTGGTGCGGTTGTTGGGCTGCAGCTGTTCGGGACCCGAAAGCCTTCTTGTCTACGAGTTTTTGCCTAACAAGAGTCTTGATCGTTTCATTTTTG ATGTAAACCGAGGGAAGGCACTGAACTGGGAGAAGAGACTAGAGATAATGATTGGGACAGCAGAGGGTTTAGTCTGTCTCCATGAGAACCCGAAGATCAAGATCATTCACCGGGACATAAAGTCGAGCAACATCTTGCTTGACTTGAGGCTCCGGGCTAAAATAGCCGATTTTGGGCTGGCGAGATCATTCCAACAAGACAAGAGCCACATCAGCACAGCAATTGCAGGAACTCT GGGTTATATGGCTCCAGAGTACCTTGCTTACGGTCAATTGACGGAGAAGGCAGATGTCTACGGCTTTGGTGTGCTACTGTTAGAGACTGTCACGGGAAGGCAAAACAACGGAGGCAAAAATGCTGAATACTCGGACAGCATCGTCACTATC ACATGGAACCATTTTCAAGCCGGTACAGTGGAGGAACTCTACGACCCGAACCTAATGTTACACAACTACCACAACAGCAGTAGCATCAAGAACGAGGTCCTAAGAGTGATCCACATAGGATTGCTCTGCACCCAACAAGCTCCTACCTTGCGACCTACGATGTCTAGAGTTCTGCTGATGCTGACAAAGAAGGACGAAGAGCTCCCAGCGCCCTCAAACCCACCCTTCACAGATGAGAAGACCATGGAACTTAATGACATCTACGATGACCACTCTTATAACCCAAACAAAAAAGCTTCCGACTCTGTTGCTACCATCTCTACCAGTTCTTTCCACCCTAGGTGA
- the LOC116210419 gene encoding high affinity nitrate transporter 2.5-like, with the protein MPSMEVSSINVESQRDTKFALPVDSEHKATVFPLFSFAKPHMRAFHLSWVSFFACFVSTFAAPPLLPVIRDNLSLTATDIGNAGIASVSGAVFARVAMGTACDLFGPRLASACLCLLTAPAMYCFAVANSAVSFLLVRFFVGFSLATFVSTQFWMSSMFSPRVVGSANGVAAGWGNLGGGATQLIMPLVFVLIRDIGAVKFTAWRIAFFIPALFQTLSAFAVVLFGQDMPDGNFHKLEKAGEKAKDKFSKVFYHGVTNYRAWIFALTYGYCFGVELTIDNIIAEYFYDRFNLKLHSAGLIAASFGLANFFSRPGGGIFSDMMARKFGMRGRLWALWIVQTLGGVFCIILGVVSSLWASIFVMILFSIFVQAACGLTFGVVPFVSRRSLGVISGMTGGGGNVGAVLTQLIFFKGSKYSKETGITLMGVMIIACTIPIMFIYFPQWGGMFCGPSSKKEATEEHYYKAEWSEEEQSQGYHLQSMKFANNSRSERGSRGGPVAASQVEDNY; encoded by the exons ATGCCATCCATGGAGGTTTCGAGCATCAATGTCGAGTCCCAGCGGGATACGAAGTTCGCCCTGCCCGTGGACTCTGAGCACAAGGCAACGGTGTTTCCGCTCTTCTCGTTTGCGAAGCCCCACATGAGAGCGTTCCACCTGTCGTGGGTCTCCTTCTTCGCGTGCTTCGTCTCCACGTTTGCGGCGCCGCCCCTGCTTCCCGTGATAAGGGACAACCTCAGCCTGACCGCCACTGACATCGGGAACGCTGGGATTGCCTCGGTGTCGGGGGCAGTATTCGCTCGTGTGGCAATGGGGACGGCCTGCGACCTCTTTGGTCCCCGGCTGGCCTCTGCCTGCCTGTGCCTACTCACAGCCCCAGCAATGTACTGTTTTGCCGTGGCCAACTCCGCCGTCTCCTTCCTCCTGGTCCGGTTCTTCGTGGGTTTCTCCTTGGCCACGTTCGTGTCGACCCAGTTCTGGATGAGCTCAATGTTCTCTCCTCGTGTGGTGGGGTCTGCGAACGGGGTGGCAGCCGGGTGGGGTAACCTTGGAGGCGGGGCAACGCAGCTCATCATGCCCCTTGTGTTTGTGTTGATCCGGGACATTGGGGCCGTCAAGTTCACTGCCTGGAGGATAGCATTCTTCATACCGGCCCTATTCCAGACCTTGTCCGCCTTCGCCGTCGTGCTCTTCGGGCAGGACATGCCTGATGGCAACTTTCACAAGCTTGAGAAGGCCGGGGAAAAGGCCAAGGACAAGTTCTCCAAGGTGTTCTACCACGGAGTCACGAACTACCGGGCATGGATCTTCGCACTCACCTATGGGTATTGCTTCGGGGTCGAGCTCACCATAGACAACATCATTGCAGAGTACTTCTACGATCGGTTCAACCTCAAGCTCCACTCTGCAGGACTGATTGCAGCCTCGTTTGGTCTCGCGAACTTCTTCTCTAGGCCGGGAGGAGGGATCTTCTCTGACATGATGGCAAGGAAGTTCGGGATGAGGGGAAGGCTTTGGGCTCTGTGGATCGTGCAGACCCTGGGAGGCGTCTTCTGCATCATTCTCGGTGTAGTGAGCTCCCTTTGGGCATCGATCTTCGTCATGATCTTATTCTCTATATTCGTCCAGGCCGCCTGTGGTCTCACTTTCGGGGTTGTCCCTTTTGTCTCCCGAAG GTCGCTGGGGGTGATCTCGGGCATGACTGGGGGAGGAGGCAACGTGGGAGCAGTGCTCACGCAGCTGATCTTCTTCAAAGGGTCGAAATACTCGAAGGAAACGGGGATCACGCTGATGGGAGTTATGATCATAGCCTGCACTATCCCCATTATGTTCATATACTTCCCGCAGTGGGGTGGAATGTTCTGCGGGCCATCGTCGAAGAAAGAAGCGACCGAGGAGCACTACTACAAGGCAGAGTGGAGCGAGGAGGAGCAGAGCCAAGGGTACCATCTCCAGAGCATGAAGTTCGCCAATAACAGCAGGAGCGAGCGGGGCAGCAGGGGAGGACCTGTTGCGGCCTCCCAGGTCGAAGATAACTACTAA